The sequence below is a genomic window from Microbacterium abyssi.
CGGCATCTCGGGTCTGCGCTCGCACCAGACCATGCTCGACGTCACCGGCAACAACATCGCCAACGTCAACACCACGGGCTTCAAGGCCTCCGCCGTACAGTTCCAGGACTCCCTCTCGCAGCTTCTGCAGAACTCGATGATGCCGCAGCAGGGCGCCGGCGGTCAGAACCCCGCCCAGGTCGGCCTCGGCGTACAGGTCGCCGGCATCAGCACCAACTTCGCCGCCGGCGCCCCGCAGCCCACCGGCGTTCCGACCGACCTCATGATCTCCGGTGACGGCTTCTTCATCGTGCAGTCCGGCGGTGAGACGCTCTACACCCGCAACGGCGGATTCTCGTTCGACACCAACGGCCAGCTCGTCACCGCCGACGGCGCGCTCGTGCAGGGGTGGACCGCTCAGGACGGCGCCATCACCCCCGGTCAGGGCCTGGGAAGCATCACCCTTCCGGTCGGCGCATTGAGCCCTGCCACTCCGTCGACGGCGGCGAAGGTCACGGGCAACCTGCCGTCGGATGCCGCGGAGAACGACGTGCTGGTCCGCGACGTGCAGGTGTACGGCGCCGACGGCACCGAGTCCTCGCTCCGCCTCACCTTCACCCGCACGACGACCGGCTGGGACGTCACAGAAGCCGACGGCACCGGGAACGCCACGCTCACATTCGCCTCCGACGGTACGCAGACCGGCGGCCCCATCTCGCTGACCACCTCCAACGGCATCACGGTCGACCTGTCCGCGATCACCGGCTTCGCCGAGGTGAGCGACATCAAGATCTCGGAGCAGAACGGCAAGCCGGCCGGAGTCCTCAGCTCGTACGCGCTGACGAACGACGGCAGCCTCGTCGGCACGTTCAGCAACGGTGAGACCGAGGTGCTGGCCCGGATCGCCCTGGCCGGATTCGTGAACCCCGGCGGCCTCGAGAAGGCCGGCTCCTCGCAGTTCCGGGCGAGCGCCAACTCCGGTCAGGCCACGATCGGCTCGGCGGGCGCCGACGGCCTCGGCGGCATCATCAGCGGTGCGCTGGAGATGTCGAACGTCGATCTGTCGCAGGAGTTCACGAACCTCATCGTCGCCCAGCGCGGCTTCCAGGCGAACGCGCGCATCATCACCACCAGCGACGAGGTGCTCCAGGAGCTGACGAACCTGAAGCGCTGACCCGCTCTCAGAACCCGGCAGGAGGGCTGCCCGCGAAAGCGGGCGGCCCTCCTGCTTCGTGTCTGGTGCCCACTCGACGCCGCATCGCCCTAACGCGCAGCGATCAGCGGTCGACAGTCACCAACGATGGCCCAGGATGGGCTGTCAGTCCTCACGGATTGAGGGCATGAAGTTTCCAGGATGGAGCCCATGATCGTCGTCACGCGCCTGAACCAGACTCGGTTCGCGCTGAATCCTGACCTGATCGAGCGGATCCAGGCCTCCCCCGACACCACCATCGTCCTGGTGGATGCCGCGACCTTCGTCGTCACCGAGACGATGGACGAGGTGATCGCGAAGATCACCCGCTACCGCGCCGGCGTTCTCGCGGCGGCCGCGAACTGGTCCGGCGACATCTCCCACGCTGACGACGCAGAGGCGGTGCACTGATGGACCCGTCACTGATCATCGGCCTCGTCCTCGCCTTCGGCGCGCTGCTGGCCATGATCAACATGGAGGGCGCCTCGGTGATGTCCCTCCTGCTGCCGGCGCCGATGATCCTCGTCTTCGGCGGCACGATCGCCGTGGGCGTCGCCACCGGTACCGTCCGCGACTTCATCCACGCGTTCAAGGCTGTGCCCCGCGCGTTCCGCGGCGACCGGCGCACGGCCCACAGCATGATCGACCCGATCGTCGGCTACGCCGAGAAGGCGCGCTCCGAGGGCCTCCTCGCCCTCGAGCAGTCGCTCGTCGACGAGAAGGACCCGTTCCTGCGCCAGTCGCTGCAGAGCATCGCCGACGGCGTCGACGCCGAAGAGCTGCGCACCCTGATGGAGGACGAGATCACCTCTACCGCGGCGCGCAACCGCACGGCATCCAAGTTCTTCATGACCCTCGGCGGATTCGCGCCGACCGTCGGCATCGTCGGCACGGTGGTATCGCTGACGCACGTGCTCGAGAACCTCGACCAGCCCGACGAGCTGGGGCACATGATCGCCGCCGCTTTCGTCGCCACGCTGTGGGGTCTGCTGTCGGCCAACTTCATCTGGCTGCCCATCGGCGGCCGTCTCCAGCGTCTGGGTGAGCTGGAGGTCGAGCGGATGACCCTGGTGATGGAGGGCATGCTGGCCGTGCAGGCCGGCGCCCCGCCGCAGTTCGTCGGAGAGCGCCTGCGCGCGCTGGTCTCCGACCGTCCGCAGAAGAAATCCAGCCGCAGGGGTGCGGACAAAGGGGCAGCGGATCCGGCTCTGACGCCATGAGCGTGCGAGCGCGACGACAGGTCCCGCACGACGAGCACAGCGGGCCCGATGAGCGCTGGATGGCGTCGTACCTCGACATGGTCACGGTCCTCATGTGCCTGTTCATCGTGCTGTTCGCGATGTCCACGGTCGACCAGGAGAAGTTCGAGGCGCTCAGCGCATCGCTGGCCACCGGATTCGGACAGGACCCGTCGGAGTTCGCCGACGTGGCCGAGGGCGTGGTCGTCCCGCCGGAGCTCATCGACGAGGAGGGCGAACCCGCCGATCCCGACCTGGCCGCCGCCGTCAAGGAGTTCGACGATCTCTCCGCGCTGCGCGAGCGCCTGCGCGAGGCGCTCGCGCAGAACCACCTCGAGGCCGACGTCACCTTCACGATCGACGACCGCGGCCTGACGATCGGTCTCGTCAGCGCTGAGACGTTCTTCGACACCAACAGCACGAACCTCAGCGCCAAGGCCGTCGCCGTGCTCGACACGCTCGGCGGCGTGCTGGTCGACGTGCCCAACGAGATCTCGGTCGAGGGCCACGCAGACCACCGCGGGGCCGTCGCCCCGTTCCCGACGAACTGGGAGCTGTCCTCCGGGCGCTCCACCCAGGTTCTCCGCCACCTCGTCGAGGCGGGTGGCCTCCCGGCGAACAACGTCAAATCCGTCGGCTACGCCGACACCCGTCCGATCGCGGAAGGATCCAGCGCCGCGGCTCTCGCGAAGAACCGACGAGTCGACATCGTCGTCCTGTCTCAGGTCAAGGAGGAGGTGCGCAACCTCATCCCGTCCGTCCAGTCGTCCAAGTCCGGACCCTGACGACGGCCAGTCGCCTTACGCGCGTCCGTCACCGCCCGATAGTGGGGTTCGTGGTGATCGAGGACAGCGCGCGATCCGTCGTGCAAGCGGGAACGCCGGCAGGCACGTCTTCGTCGAACGCCGACATCGCGGTGTACGACTTCGAGAGGTCCGCCACGCTGTCGCGCGAGCACGCGCGTGCGCTGGAGCTGGCCTTCGAGACGTTCTCGCGCCAGTGGGCGGCCGACCTCTCCGCAAAGATCCGCGTCCGCGCGACGGTCAGCGTCGAAAACGTACGGATGCTGACCTACGGCGAGTACGCGCACGCGCTGCCCACCACCACCGCCCTGGTCGTGTGCGCATTCGCCGATTCGGCCGAGCGCATGATCGTGCAGTTCCCGTCGTCGGCCGCGACCGCCTGGATCGTGCAGATGGTCGGCGGACGCGCCACCGACGCGACCGAGGAGCGCACGTTCACGCCGATCGAGCAGGCTCTGATCGGCACCCTGATGCGGGATGTCATCGACCTGCTGACGAAGACGATGGACGGCCTGCTGCCGCAGGGCATCTCGATCACCGGCATCCAGTACAACTCGCAGTTCGCGCAGGTCGCCGCCGCCACAGAGCCCGTGATCGTCGCACAACTGAACATGCGGCTGGGCGGCCGCTCGGTGCCGGCGAGCATCATGCTGCCGGCATCCATCCTGACCGCTTTCCAGAACATCGCCCCCTCCGACCGGTCCGCGAGCCCTGAGCTCGTCCGCCGCCAGGTCGAGGAGACGCCGATCGAACTCGCCCTGCGTCTCAGTTCACGGACCATGCTCCCGCGCGATGTGCTCGGCCTCTCGGTCGGTGACATCGTGCCGCTGCCGCACTCCGCCGATCGACCGCTGCTGCTCCTCGCCGGAGATCAGCCGATCGCGACGGCCGCCGTCGGCACCTCCGGCGCCCGCCTCGCGTGCGTCGTCACCACCACCGTTTCCGACCCCGCCTCCGAGGAGTCCGCGTGACCAGCACCACCGCTTACGAATCCGCCATCGCCGCTGCCTTCGCGGCACGGCTCCCCACCGCGGCTCCCACCAGCATCCAGCCCTCGCGCTCATCGGGGGACACCGGCGACGCGGTCGTCGTCTCGTTCGTAGGAGAGGCCAGTGCAGAGCTGGCCGTCCAGATCCTCGACCCGCTCGTGCTCGTGGACGGCCTGCCGGACGCACCGCTGGCCGACCGGCTGCTCGATGCCCTGGAGGCCTCCACCAGCGCCCTCGGCCCCGGTGCCCTCGGCGAGGCACGCATCGGCGACGCCTCGGCGATCTTCTCGCACCCCGCGGCGCAGCTGTTCGATCTGCAGGACGAGACCGATCGTACGATCGGCCGCCTCGCCGTGCGCGTGACGCAGAGCCCTGCGAACGCCGCGACCTCATCGCGCCGGCTGCAGCGCATCGCCGGCGTCGAGATGGAGCTCACCGTCGAGATCGGCCGCACCCGCATGGCCGTGCGCGACGTGCTCGACCTCGAGCCGGGCCGCGTGGTCGAGCTCGACCGCTCCGCCGGAGCTCCCGCCGACGTGAAGCTCAACGGGCGCATCATCGCGCACGGCGAGATCGTCGTCGTCGACCAGGACTACGCCGTGCGCATCACGCGGATTCTCGAGAACGTCGAGGCCTGATTCTGGACGACCTGCTCGTTGCGCTGCGCGTCGCCCTCTCGCTGGCGGCGGTGCTCGGGCTGCTCTGGTTCCTGCAGCGCAGGTTCACGCGCAAGACGACGCGCCGCCGCGACGCCGAGGCGATCACGGTGCTCGGGCGCCAGAGTCTCGGCGCGAAGGCTCAGCTCGTCGTCGTGCAGACCGCCGACGCACGATACGTGCTCGGCGTCACCGAACACGGCGTGAACGTCGTCGACAAACTCGCGACGGTTGAGACGGCCGCGGTTGAGACGGGTGCCGTCGAGACCGGCGCTGCGGATGCCGCTGAAGAGGCGGATGCCCAGCCGCAGAGCGGCTCCTCGTTCGACAGCATCCTGGCCGGGGCGTCCGCAGCGCCGGCCCATGCGCCCGAGCTGCGCCGCCGCGTGCGACACCGCAACGATCCGCTGCGCGGCTCGATCATCTCCCCCGAAACCTGGCGCCAGACCGCCGAGGCCTTCCGGCGCTCACGATGAACGCGCTGCACCCGCTGAGTGTCGTGCCGCTTCTCACGATCGACATCAACGGCGTCGACGGCTCCCCCTCCGGGTCGATCCTCACGCTGCTCGGGATCACGCTGCTGTCGGTAGCGCCGGCGCTGCTGCTGATGATGTCGTCGTTCACGAAGATCTTCGTGGTGCTCGCGATGACCCGGAACGCACTCTCGCTTCCCAGCATCCCCCCGAACCAGGTGCTGGCGGGGCTCTCGCTGTTCCTCTCGCTGTTCATCATGTGGCCGGTGCTCACCGAGATCAACACGGTGGCCGTGCAGCCCTACATCGAGGGCTCGCTCACCTTCACGCAGGCATTCGACGTCGGCCAGGCGCCCTTGCAGGCATGGATGCTGGGATACACGCGCGAGGAGGACCTCGCGCTGATGTCGCGCATGGCAGGGCAGGACAATCCGGCAGACCCGGAGAGCGTGCCGCTGTACACGCTGATCCCGGCGTTCATGATCTCGGAGCTGCGGGCGGCTTTCATCATCGGATTCGTCATCTTCGTGCCGTTCCTCGTGATCGACCTCGTCGTCGCCGCGGCGCTGATGTCGATGGGCATGATGATGCTTCCGCCGGTGATGATCTCGCTGCCGTTCAAGATCCTGCTGTTCATCCTGGTCGACGGATGGGGGCTGATCATCAGATCGCTCCTGGAGAGCTACGGAGGGGTCGGATGAGCCCGGAGGCAGTTCTCGACATCGGCACGCAGGGCCTCATCATCGCGGCCAAGCTCGCCGCGCCCATTCTCATCACCGCGCTCGTCGTCGGCTTCGGCATCTCACTGCTGCAGTCGATCACCCAGGTGCAGGAGGTGACGCTGTCGTTCGTGCCGAAGATCGTCGCCGTCGCGATCGCGCTGCTGATCGCCGGCAACTGGATGATCGCCGAGATCATCGCCTTCACGAACGACATGTTCGACCGCATCCCGACGCTGCTGAGCGGCGGATGACGTGAACATCCCGATCGACTACGCGTGGCTCGAGGCGACCATGCTCGCCGCCGTGCGCATCACTGCGTTCATCGTGATCGCACCGCCGTTCTCCTACGGCGGCATCCCCATGCGCATCAAGGCGATGCTGGCGATCGGACTGTCCCTGGCGATGGGTGCGGCCGTGACGCCCGGATACGAGAATCTCGGCACGGGACCGTTCCTCGGCGCGCTGGTGGTTCAGGTGCTCACCGGCGCGCTCCTCGGGTTCCTCGTGATGCTCTGCTTCTCGGCATTGCAGTCCGCCGGAAACCTGATCGACGTGTTCGGCGGGTTCCAGCTCGCGCAGGCGTTCGACCCGCAGTCGATGATCAACGGCGCGCAGTTCACCCGGCTGTTCCACCTCGCAGCCCTTGCCCTGCTGTTCGCGTCCGGCGGGTACCAGGTCATCCTGGCCGGGCTCGCGCGCAGCTTCGAGGCGGTGCCGGTGAGCGGCATCTTCGAGGTGGCGGGGCCCGCCGAGCTGCTGGTGAACGGCGTCTCGCAGATGATGCTCGCGGCAGTGCAGATCGCGGGCCCGCTGGTCCTCGTGCTGTTCCTCGCCGATGTGGGCCTCGGCCTCATCACCCGCGTGGCGCCAGCCCTGAACGCCTTCGCGATGGGCTTCCCGGTGAAGATCCTGCTCACGCTGGTGCTGGCAGGGACCGTGTTCGTCGCCCTCCCCGGCCTCGTCGACGCCCTGACGTCAGAGGCGTTCCGCATGATGCGGGGGGTGCAGCAGTGAGCAACGACAGCGGCGAGCGCAGTGAGAAGGCCACGGACAAGCACCTCCGCGAAGCGCGCCAGAAAGGCCGGATCTCACGCAGCCAGGACCTCACGGCCTGGCTCGGGATCGGCGCGGCGGCGGTGGCGCTGCCCGCCGCGATCGTGGCGGGCGCGGCTGCCGGCACCGAGCAGCTGATCTCGCTCACCTCGATCGTGCACGCGCCGTCGACCTCGACCGCGCTCGGCGCGCTGGAGCTCGGGCTCGGCTCCGTGCTGCCCACGCTCGGCGTGATGCTCGCCGCCGTCGCCATCGTCACCCTGCTCGGCGCCGTGATCCAGGGCGGCGTGCACCCGCGCAAACTCGCGGGAAGGTTCGAGCAGTTCAACGTCGTGAACGGCGTCAAGCGCGTGTTCGGCCTGCAGGCCCTGTGGGAAGGCGCGAAGGCGCTGCTGAAGACCGCCGCGATCGGCCTGGCGTTGTGGATCGTGATCGCAGGTCTCGTTCCGGTGCTCTCGGCGAGCGGCTCGCACTCGCTCTCACGTCTGCTCGGCACCGCGAACGACGGCAGCACGGCGCTGCTGCAGACCGCGATCGCGGTTGGACTCGCACTCGCCGCGATCGACGTGTTCGTCGTGATGCGCCGCAACACCAAGCACACGCGCATGACCAAGCGCGAGGTGCGCGACGAGAACAAGAACTCCGAGGGCGACCCGCTGATCCGCCAGCAGCGCCGCTCGCGCCAGCTCGCGATCAGCCGCAACCGGATGATCGCCGCGGTCGCCGGTTCCGACGTCGTGCTGGTGAACCCGACGCACGTCGCCGTGGCGCTGAAGTACGAGGCCGGCAAGGCCGCTCCGAAGGTGGTTGCGAAGGGCACCGGACTGATCGCCGACCGCATCCGTCAGCGGGCGAAGTCGGCGGGCGTGCCCATGGTGCGGGAGATCTCGCTCGCTCGCGCGCTGTTCGCCGCGTGCGAGCTCGGCCAGGAGATCCCCGCAGATCTTTACAACGCCGTCGCCAGGGTGCTCGTGTTCGTCGACAGTCTCCGCAAGCGCGGTGCCGCCCGCGGCATCCATTCTCTTCCCTACCGGAGGACCGCATGAATCAACTGCTGAACAAGCTCGCGGTGCCGATCGGCGTGGTCGGCATCATCATGCTGCTCGTCGTGCCGATCCCGCCTTTCCTGCTGGACACCCTCATCATCCTGAACATCATGTTCGCGCTGCTGATCCTGCTGACGTCGATGTTCGTGAAGAAGCCGTTGGACTTCTCGGTGTTCCCGTCGCTCCTGCTGGTGGCGACGCTGTTCCGGCTCGGCCTGAACGTGGCATCCACGCGTCTGGTGCTCGGCGAGGCATATGCCGGCCAGGTGATCGAGGCGTTCGGCGCGATCGCGGTGGGTGGGTCGCTCATCATCGGCGCCGTGGTGTTCCTCATCCTCGTGGTCATCCAGTTCGTCGTGGTCACCAAGGGCGCCGAGCGCGTCGCCGAGGTGGGCGCGCGCTTCACCCTCGACGCGATGCCGGGCAAGCAGATGGCCATCGACGCCGACCTGAACGCGGGCCTCATCACCGATACGCAGGCGCGCGAGCGTCGCGCCGAGGTCGCCGCGGAGGCCGACTTCTACGGCGCGATGGACGGTGCGTCGAAGTTCGTCAAGGGCGACGCGATCGCCGGCCTGGTCATCATCATCATCAACCTCATCGGCGGCATCGCGATCGGCCTCGTCTCACACGGCATGGACATCGAGGAGGCCGTGAGCACTTACAGCCTCCTGACGATCGGCGATGGCCTGGTGACGCAGATCCCGGCGCTGCTGATGGCGGTGTCGACGGGCATGATCGTCACGCGGTCGAACGCCGAGGCCGAGATGGGCCAGGCCGCGACCGCGCAGCTGGGACAGTCCCGCAACGCGCTGATCATCGCCGGATGCGCGGCGATCGTCATGGGACTCATCCCCGGGATGCCGCTGCTGGTGTTCGTCACGATCGGCGCGCTGCTGCTGCTCGCGGCGCAGCGGGTGAAGGCCTCGCAGGCGCGGGCTTCTGCCGAGGCGGCCGTCGCCGCAGGGCCTGACGGTTCGCCGTCGCCGGAGCAGCCGGAGGAGCTGATCGAGAAGATGCGCGTGCACGCGCTGGAGATCCAGCTCGCACCGAACATCGTCGATCTCGTGACGGGCGGCCCGGACGATCTGCTGGCCCGCGTAAAGGCGCTGCGGCGGCGCATCGCCCTCGACCTCGGCCTGGTGGTGCCGCCGGTGCGCACGCGCGACAGCATCGAGCTGCCGAACTCGACGTACGTCATCCGCATCGCCGGCGTCGAGACCGGGCGCGGCACCGCGCCTCCCGGATCCGTGCTCGCGCTCGGACAGGGCCTGGACTCGCTGCCGGGTCAGGCCGCCCTGGACCCGGTCTTCGGGCTGGAGGGCAAGTGGATCCCGATGGAGATGCGGCACAGCGCCGAGTTCTCCGGCGCGACGGTCATCGACCGCGCCAGCGTCATCATCACGCACCTGTCGAGCGTCATCCAGTCGAACGCCGCACGCCTGCTCAGCCGCGAGGATGTGCGCCAGCTCACGGATGCGCTCAAGCAGGTGTCGCCGGCCGCAGTCGAGGAGCTCACTCCGGCGCTGCTGTCGCTCGCCGAGGTGCAGCGGGTGCTGCAGGGGCTGCTCGCCGAGCGTGTGCCGATCAATGACCTCAGCCGGATCTACGAGGCGCTCGCGCTGCGCGCGAAGGCATCGACCGACCCTGACGGTCTGATCGAGGCGGCGCGTGTCGCGCTGGGGCCGGCGATCGCGGCGCGGTTCGCGGATGCCGGGACGCTGCGCGTCATCATGATCAACCCGCTGCTGGAGCAGGCGATGCTCGAGAATCTGCGGGCGAGCGATGACGGACCGCAGATCGTGTTCGACCCGCAGCGGCTCGAGGGGGTCATCGAGTCGGTGAAGCAGGCTGTGGCCGGCGTCACCGACGGCGAGCCGGTGCTCGTATGCGCGCCGACGCTGCGAGCTGCTGTGCGGCGGCTGGTGTCGGCGCAGACCGACGGACTGCCGGTGCTGTCGTACAACGAGGCGACCGCTGCCGCCCTGACGATCGAGACGGTTGGCGTCGTGCGCGACAGCCCCGCGCTGTCGGCGCCGGTGAACCCCGCGGTGGGTACGCTGTAGTCGCCGATCCTCGAGCCGGTAGGCTGAACTCGTGCTGGTGTTGACGAGGCGGATCGGTGAGAGCGTACGCATCGACGGCGAAATCGAGGTGACGCTGCTCGACATCAAGGGCGACAGCGTGCGCATCGGCGTCAAGGCACCGCGCGAGACCCGCATCCAGCGGTCCGAGATCGTGGATGCCGTCGTCGCCGAGAACGTCTCGGCCGCAGCGGATTCCGGAGCCGATGCCGAGAAGGCGATCTTCGAGGCGCTGGCCAAGCGCCGGGAGTCGCAGGAGCCGTAGGGGTCCTGGGCGGCTTCGACTCGCTGCGCTCGCTCAGCCCGTTTCGTCTTCGGCGGCTCCGCCGCCTCCGCTCAACGCCCCGCGCAGGCGTCCCCGGCGGGCTCCCGCGCAGGGGCGCCCCCGCGGGTCGTTGAGCGAGCGGAGCGAGACGAAACGCGTTGAGCGAGCGTCAGCGAGCCGAAACGTCCCCCGCCGCGACGCGCTCGATCGTCACGACCCGAGGTGCATCGGCATCCAGATCCTCGTCGGCGACGCCCTCCGCGCCGCCGACCGGACGCTCCAGCTCGATGTCCCACCAGGCATCGGCGATCGAGGCGGCCATGTCGCGCCCCCACTCGATCACGACGACCGAGCCGGCGAGGTCGACGTCGAGGTCGTCGAGCTCCGCGGCCGAGCCCAGACGATACGCGTCGACGTGCACGAGCGGCGCCCGGCCGACCAGCGACGGATGCGTGCGGGCGATCACGAACGTCGGGCTCTGCACGGGTCCGCGCACGCCGAGGCCCTGCGCGAGCCCGCGCGTGAAGGTCGTCTTGCCGGCGCCGAGCGGCCCGGTCAGCACCAGCAGATCGCCGGCGACGAGCTGCTCGCCGATGACGAACCCGAGGCGCTCCATCTCGTCCGCGGTCGCGATCTCGCGGCGGCCGAGGAAGGCGGGATCAACACTCACGAGTTGCTCCGCGGCACGCGGTTGCCGATGCGGGCGACGATCTCGTAGTTGATCGTGCTCGCCGCGTTCGCCCACTCCGTCGCCGACGGCACGCCGAGGGTCGGGTCGCCGAACAGCACCACCTCGTCGCCCACCGCGACATGCGCATCGCCGACGTCGACGACGAACTGGTCCATCGCGACGCGGCCGGCCACGGTGAAGCGCTGACCGTTGATCACGACGGGGCCGCGGCCCGATGCCTGCCGAGGGATGCCGTCCGCATACCCGAGCGGAACGAGGGCGAGGGTGGTGTCGCGGTTCGTGCGGTGGTCGTAGC
It includes:
- the fliO gene encoding flagellar biosynthetic protein FliO; the encoded protein is MRVALSLAAVLGLLWFLQRRFTRKTTRRRDAEAITVLGRQSLGAKAQLVVVQTADARYVLGVTEHGVNVVDKLATVETAAVETGAVETGAADAAEEADAQPQSGSSFDSILAGASAAPAHAPELRRRVRHRNDPLRGSIISPETWRQTAEAFRRSR
- a CDS encoding flagellar hook protein FlgE; this translates as MLRSLFSGISGLRSHQTMLDVTGNNIANVNTTGFKASAVQFQDSLSQLLQNSMMPQQGAGGQNPAQVGLGVQVAGISTNFAAGAPQPTGVPTDLMISGDGFFIVQSGGETLYTRNGGFSFDTNGQLVTADGALVQGWTAQDGAITPGQGLGSITLPVGALSPATPSTAAKVTGNLPSDAAENDVLVRDVQVYGADGTESSLRLTFTRTTTGWDVTEADGTGNATLTFASDGTQTGGPISLTTSNGITVDLSAITGFAEVSDIKISEQNGKPAGVLSSYALTNDGSLVGTFSNGETEVLARIALAGFVNPGGLEKAGSSQFRASANSGQATIGSAGADGLGGIISGALEMSNVDLSQEFTNLIVAQRGFQANARIITTSDEVLQELTNLKR
- the fliN gene encoding flagellar motor switch protein FliN — translated: MTSTTAYESAIAAAFAARLPTAAPTSIQPSRSSGDTGDAVVVSFVGEASAELAVQILDPLVLVDGLPDAPLADRLLDALEASTSALGPGALGEARIGDASAIFSHPAAQLFDLQDETDRTIGRLAVRVTQSPANAATSSRRLQRIAGVEMELTVEIGRTRMAVRDVLDLEPGRVVELDRSAGAPADVKLNGRIIAHGEIVVVDQDYAVRITRILENVEA
- the csrA gene encoding carbon storage regulator CsrA — its product is MLVLTRRIGESVRIDGEIEVTLLDIKGDSVRIGVKAPRETRIQRSEIVDAVVAENVSAAADSGADAEKAIFEALAKRRESQEP
- a CDS encoding motility protein A, whose protein sequence is MDPSLIIGLVLAFGALLAMINMEGASVMSLLLPAPMILVFGGTIAVGVATGTVRDFIHAFKAVPRAFRGDRRTAHSMIDPIVGYAEKARSEGLLALEQSLVDEKDPFLRQSLQSIADGVDAEELRTLMEDEITSTAARNRTASKFFMTLGGFAPTVGIVGTVVSLTHVLENLDQPDELGHMIAAAFVATLWGLLSANFIWLPIGGRLQRLGELEVERMTLVMEGMLAVQAGAPPQFVGERLRALVSDRPQKKSSRRGADKGAADPALTP
- a CDS encoding flagellar FlbD family protein; translation: MIVVTRLNQTRFALNPDLIERIQASPDTTIVLVDAATFVVTETMDEVIAKITRYRAGVLAAAANWSGDISHADDAEAVH
- a CDS encoding flagellar biosynthesis protein FlhA; the encoded protein is MNQLLNKLAVPIGVVGIIMLLVVPIPPFLLDTLIILNIMFALLILLTSMFVKKPLDFSVFPSLLLVATLFRLGLNVASTRLVLGEAYAGQVIEAFGAIAVGGSLIIGAVVFLILVVIQFVVVTKGAERVAEVGARFTLDAMPGKQMAIDADLNAGLITDTQARERRAEVAAEADFYGAMDGASKFVKGDAIAGLVIIIINLIGGIAIGLVSHGMDIEEAVSTYSLLTIGDGLVTQIPALLMAVSTGMIVTRSNAEAEMGQAATAQLGQSRNALIIAGCAAIVMGLIPGMPLLVFVTIGALLLLAAQRVKASQARASAEAAVAAGPDGSPSPEQPEELIEKMRVHALEIQLAPNIVDLVTGGPDDLLARVKALRRRIALDLGLVVPPVRTRDSIELPNSTYVIRIAGVETGRGTAPPGSVLALGQGLDSLPGQAALDPVFGLEGKWIPMEMRHSAEFSGATVIDRASVIITHLSSVIQSNAARLLSREDVRQLTDALKQVSPAAVEELTPALLSLAEVQRVLQGLLAERVPINDLSRIYEALALRAKASTDPDGLIEAARVALGPAIAARFADAGTLRVIMINPLLEQAMLENLRASDDGPQIVFDPQRLEGVIESVKQAVAGVTDGEPVLVCAPTLRAAVRRLVSAQTDGLPVLSYNEATAAALTIETVGVVRDSPALSAPVNPAVGTL
- a CDS encoding flagellar biosynthetic protein FliR; this encodes MNIPIDYAWLEATMLAAVRITAFIVIAPPFSYGGIPMRIKAMLAIGLSLAMGAAVTPGYENLGTGPFLGALVVQVLTGALLGFLVMLCFSALQSAGNLIDVFGGFQLAQAFDPQSMINGAQFTRLFHLAALALLFASGGYQVILAGLARSFEAVPVSGIFEVAGPAELLVNGVSQMMLAAVQIAGPLVLVLFLADVGLGLITRVAPALNAFAMGFPVKILLTLVLAGTVFVALPGLVDALTSEAFRMMRGVQQ
- a CDS encoding EscU/YscU/HrcU family type III secretion system export apparatus switch protein; translated protein: MSNDSGERSEKATDKHLREARQKGRISRSQDLTAWLGIGAAAVALPAAIVAGAAAGTEQLISLTSIVHAPSTSTALGALELGLGSVLPTLGVMLAAVAIVTLLGAVIQGGVHPRKLAGRFEQFNVVNGVKRVFGLQALWEGAKALLKTAAIGLALWIVIAGLVPVLSASGSHSLSRLLGTANDGSTALLQTAIAVGLALAAIDVFVVMRRNTKHTRMTKREVRDENKNSEGDPLIRQQRRSRQLAISRNRMIAAVAGSDVVLVNPTHVAVALKYEAGKAAPKVVAKGTGLIADRIRQRAKSAGVPMVREISLARALFAACELGQEIPADLYNAVARVLVFVDSLRKRGAARGIHSLPYRRTA
- a CDS encoding OmpA/MotB family protein → MSVRARRQVPHDEHSGPDERWMASYLDMVTVLMCLFIVLFAMSTVDQEKFEALSASLATGFGQDPSEFADVAEGVVVPPELIDEEGEPADPDLAAAVKEFDDLSALRERLREALAQNHLEADVTFTIDDRGLTIGLVSAETFFDTNSTNLSAKAVAVLDTLGGVLVDVPNEISVEGHADHRGAVAPFPTNWELSSGRSTQVLRHLVEAGGLPANNVKSVGYADTRPIAEGSSAAALAKNRRVDIVVLSQVKEEVRNLIPSVQSSKSGP
- a CDS encoding flagellar motor switch protein FliM, which produces MVIEDSARSVVQAGTPAGTSSSNADIAVYDFERSATLSREHARALELAFETFSRQWAADLSAKIRVRATVSVENVRMLTYGEYAHALPTTTALVVCAFADSAERMIVQFPSSAATAWIVQMVGGRATDATEERTFTPIEQALIGTLMRDVIDLLTKTMDGLLPQGISITGIQYNSQFAQVAAATEPVIVAQLNMRLGGRSVPASIMLPASILTAFQNIAPSDRSASPELVRRQVEETPIELALRLSSRTMLPRDVLGLSVGDIVPLPHSADRPLLLLAGDQPIATAAVGTSGARLACVVTTTVSDPASEESA
- the fliP gene encoding flagellar type III secretion system pore protein FliP (The bacterial flagellar biogenesis protein FliP forms a type III secretion system (T3SS)-type pore required for flagellar assembly.), encoding MNALHPLSVVPLLTIDINGVDGSPSGSILTLLGITLLSVAPALLLMMSSFTKIFVVLAMTRNALSLPSIPPNQVLAGLSLFLSLFIMWPVLTEINTVAVQPYIEGSLTFTQAFDVGQAPLQAWMLGYTREEDLALMSRMAGQDNPADPESVPLYTLIPAFMISELRAAFIIGFVIFVPFLVIDLVVAAALMSMGMMMLPPVMISLPFKILLFILVDGWGLIIRSLLESYGGVG
- the fliQ gene encoding flagellar biosynthesis protein FliQ, whose product is MSPEAVLDIGTQGLIIAAKLAAPILITALVVGFGISLLQSITQVQEVTLSFVPKIVAVAIALLIAGNWMIAEIIAFTNDMFDRIPTLLSGG